The Anabaena sp. WA102 genome contains a region encoding:
- a CDS encoding CPBP family intramembrane glutamic endopeptidase translates to MFFMSIPLSFLDSSVHTLLEFLKDTPVFLVMAFFIVWIGCWLPLVAVLAITLNWQIHKSLQPEQKIPLLVSLYLLVPLILWGFQGLKLGSFPDYGLVGKASIFGSLLLGFSLGVLGLAIVFFGQIRAGWCYLEKSQINLIPSSLLTISLVALFVGGIEELVFRGFLFTQLQQNYPIWLAAIISSSVFAVLHLVWEQKETLPQLPGLWLMGMVLVLARLADGNSLGIAWGLHAGWVWAIATIDTAGLITYTDQVPTWVTGINKKPLAGLTGIICLLATGGVLLWMYLIVK, encoded by the coding sequence ATGTTTTTTATGTCTATTCCACTGTCATTTTTAGATTCATCAGTCCATACTTTACTGGAGTTTCTCAAAGATACGCCAGTATTTTTGGTCATGGCTTTTTTTATTGTTTGGATAGGTTGCTGGTTGCCATTGGTAGCAGTTTTAGCCATTACTTTGAATTGGCAAATACACAAATCTTTACAACCAGAGCAAAAAATTCCTTTATTAGTATCTCTTTATTTATTAGTTCCTCTAATTCTCTGGGGATTTCAAGGGTTGAAATTGGGTTCTTTCCCTGATTATGGATTAGTGGGGAAGGCTTCTATTTTCGGCTCTTTATTACTGGGTTTTAGCTTGGGTGTTTTGGGTCTAGCTATAGTATTTTTTGGGCAAATTCGCGCCGGTTGGTGCTATTTAGAAAAATCTCAGATCAATTTAATCCCATCTAGTTTATTGACGATTTCCCTAGTGGCTTTGTTTGTGGGGGGAATAGAGGAACTTGTATTTCGGGGCTTTTTATTCACTCAGTTACAACAAAATTATCCAATTTGGTTAGCTGCAATTATTTCTAGCTCGGTTTTTGCTGTCTTACATTTGGTATGGGAACAAAAAGAAACTCTTCCTCAACTGCCTGGATTATGGCTAATGGGTATGGTCTTAGTATTAGCTAGATTAGCTGATGGCAATAGTTTAGGGATTGCTTGGGGACTTCATGCTGGTTGGGTATGGGCGATCGCTACCATAGATACAGCGGGATTAATTACCTACACAGATCAAGTTCCTACATGGGTGACAGGGATCAATAAAAAACCCCTCGCGGGGTTGACAGGAATTATCTGCCTTTTGGCGACGGGAGGAGTGCTTTTATGGATGTATTTGATTGTTAAGTGA
- the hslO gene encoding Hsp33 family molecular chaperone HslO yields MADQLIRATAADGGIKAVGVISTRLTEEARQRHKLSYVATAALGRTMAAGLLMAASMKRSGSRVNVRVKGDGPLGGVLADAGLDGTVRGYVGNPSVELPPNHKGKLDVGGAVGAGFLYVVRDLGHGYPYSSTVELVSGEIGDDVAHYLASSEQTPSALVLGVFVGEQGVTAAGGILIQVLPKAARDEELVATLESRIEALSGFTPLLQAGKTLTEIFNDLLGDMGLNIFPESQMLRFHCGCSFDRVLGALKILGEAELQDMIVKDDGAEATCDFCGNIYQASSDDLTQLIGDIQRESLISD; encoded by the coding sequence ATGGCAGATCAATTAATTCGTGCGACTGCGGCGGATGGTGGGATTAAAGCTGTAGGTGTGATTAGTACCCGGTTAACAGAAGAGGCTCGACAACGCCATAAACTATCTTATGTGGCAACAGCAGCATTGGGAAGAACTATGGCTGCTGGTTTGTTGATGGCTGCCAGTATGAAACGGTCAGGTTCTAGGGTGAATGTTCGAGTTAAGGGCGATGGTCCTTTAGGTGGTGTATTGGCAGATGCAGGATTAGATGGTACGGTTAGGGGTTATGTCGGTAATCCGTCCGTGGAGTTGCCACCTAATCATAAGGGTAAACTAGATGTTGGTGGGGCAGTAGGTGCAGGCTTTCTATATGTAGTCCGCGATCTCGGTCATGGTTATCCTTACTCTAGTACAGTAGAACTGGTTTCGGGGGAAATAGGTGATGATGTTGCTCACTACTTGGCAAGTTCTGAACAAACTCCTTCGGCTTTAGTTTTGGGTGTATTTGTGGGAGAACAGGGCGTAACGGCAGCGGGAGGAATTTTGATCCAGGTGTTACCCAAAGCTGCTAGGGATGAGGAGCTAGTGGCTACATTAGAATCGCGGATTGAGGCTTTATCTGGGTTTACGCCATTACTGCAAGCAGGTAAAACACTGACGGAAATTTTTAACGATTTGTTAGGAGATATGGGATTGAACATATTTCCTGAAAGTCAGATGTTACGCTTTCATTGTGGCTGCTCTTTTGATCGGGTGCTAGGGGCGCTGAAAATATTGGGAGAAGCGGAACTACAAGACATGATTGTGAAAGATGATGGTGCAGAAGCTACTTGTGACTTTTGCGGTAATATCTATCAAGCAAGTAGTGATGATTTAACTCAGTTAATTGGAGATATACAAAGAGAATCTTTAATTTCTGATTAA